From one Bacteroides intestinalis DSM 17393 genomic stretch:
- a CDS encoding dihydroxyacetone kinase subunit DhaK — protein sequence MMNKFINDPDNLTAELLEGYVMAYSNQVAIGGENIIVRAHAKAEDKVAVITLGGSGHEPALSGFVGDGMLDCSVVGDIFAAPGAQRLFQALQMFKREAGILLVVLNHSGDIMSANMACQLAERTGIKVKTILTHDDISAGLDAPDEDRRGLAGCVPLIKIVGAAAEEGKSLDEIIEIGERFNARLATLAVAMKSCTHPQNGMTISDLPDGEIEIGMGQHGEGGGGRKQLVSADETAEEMIGLLMKKLQPKAGNKALLIINGVGATTHMEMNIVYRKAHQVLENAGIEVAAARIGELLTVQEQAGFQMILGLLDDDHIDYLNNKMSNAPYWTTIGK from the coding sequence ATGATGAATAAATTCATAAATGATCCGGATAACCTGACAGCTGAATTGCTGGAAGGATATGTAATGGCTTATAGTAACCAGGTAGCCATCGGCGGAGAAAACATTATTGTGCGTGCACATGCGAAAGCTGAAGATAAAGTAGCTGTGATCACTTTGGGTGGTTCCGGTCATGAACCCGCATTAAGCGGTTTCGTGGGCGACGGAATGTTGGACTGCTCTGTAGTCGGTGATATTTTTGCTGCTCCGGGTGCGCAACGTTTGTTCCAGGCTTTGCAGATGTTCAAACGTGAGGCTGGTATCTTGCTTGTGGTGTTGAATCACTCCGGCGATATCATGAGCGCAAACATGGCGTGCCAGTTGGCTGAACGTACGGGCATTAAGGTAAAGACTATTCTGACACACGATGATATCAGTGCAGGACTGGATGCACCGGATGAAGATCGCCGTGGTCTGGCAGGTTGTGTTCCTTTGATTAAAATCGTTGGAGCTGCCGCTGAAGAAGGTAAGTCGTTGGACGAGATTATTGAAATAGGTGAACGCTTCAATGCACGCTTGGCTACGTTGGCAGTGGCAATGAAATCCTGTACCCATCCGCAAAACGGTATGACTATCTCTGACCTTCCGGACGGTGAAATTGAAATCGGTATGGGGCAACATGGAGAAGGTGGAGGAGGTCGCAAGCAACTGGTTTCTGCCGATGAAACAGCCGAAGAAATGATCGGTTTGCTGATGAAGAAACTCCAACCGAAAGCCGGTAACAAGGCCCTGTTAATTATTAACGGTGTAGGAGCAACTACGCACATGGAGATGAATATCGTTTATCGCAAAGCTCATCAGGTGTTGGAAAATGCCGGTATCGAAGTGGCTGCTGCCCGTATCGGTGAGTTGTTGACCGTTCAGGAACAAGCAGGTTTCCAAATGATTCTTGGTTTGCTGGATGACGATCATATAGATTATCTGAATAATAAAATGTCTAATGCTCCTTATTGGACGACTATTGGTAAGTAA
- a CDS encoding chorismate transformation enzyme, FkbO/Hyg5 family, giving the protein MITHENIEIVHHFLQVAKAPFKEMLMQLLAEYRAVYTPVRMVIFDAPVDNKEYVTRFACIKEAVKELFKEKQPSVSYVAQPPQTMGLVMEVHEVQLTEQDHIEYRILEDLPYITIEREGCKRLFLSGVTGDVLRQNIREQSHGVFSRIAGVLETEGMPVSSIIRQWNYIEKITACDATGHQHYQDFNDVRSLFYNGVEWTTGYPAATGIGTQWGGIMIDVDALLCKDGSVRVLGVDNPLQIAAHAYSQNVLLGEKDAALPQKTTPKFERAKAVWKEDHGFVYVSGTAAIRGEQSLEGVGIEQQTLTTLENIEYLVSRDNLNRSGIPAMENATLITFRVYVKRWEDMEKAKQVVTERYPDLPAIYTLTDVCRSELLIEIEGMGILC; this is encoded by the coding sequence ATGATTACACACGAAAATATAGAGATTGTTCATCATTTCCTGCAAGTTGCTAAAGCTCCTTTTAAGGAAATGCTGATGCAATTATTGGCGGAATACAGGGCGGTTTATACACCGGTACGCATGGTGATATTCGATGCACCGGTGGATAATAAAGAATATGTAACCCGTTTTGCTTGCATCAAGGAGGCGGTGAAAGAGCTTTTTAAAGAAAAACAACCTTCTGTAAGCTATGTGGCACAACCTCCTCAAACTATGGGCTTGGTGATGGAAGTGCATGAAGTGCAGTTGACGGAACAAGATCATATTGAATATCGGATACTGGAAGATTTGCCTTATATCACTATCGAAAGAGAAGGATGTAAACGCTTGTTCCTGAGCGGTGTGACGGGAGATGTACTACGTCAAAACATCCGTGAACAATCTCATGGCGTATTTTCCAGGATAGCCGGAGTATTGGAAACGGAAGGTATGCCGGTTTCTTCAATCATACGTCAATGGAACTATATTGAAAAGATAACAGCTTGTGATGCAACCGGACACCAGCATTATCAGGATTTCAATGATGTACGTTCGCTATTCTATAATGGTGTGGAGTGGACCACCGGTTATCCGGCTGCTACCGGTATCGGGACTCAGTGGGGCGGCATTATGATTGATGTGGATGCCTTACTCTGTAAAGATGGAAGTGTCAGGGTTCTTGGGGTGGATAATCCTTTGCAGATTGCCGCTCATGCTTATTCACAGAATGTATTATTGGGAGAAAAGGATGCCGCTCTTCCTCAAAAGACCACTCCGAAGTTTGAACGTGCCAAGGCTGTATGGAAAGAAGATCATGGTTTCGTATATGTATCGGGCACAGCCGCTATTCGTGGTGAGCAGAGTCTGGAAGGTGTTGGTATTGAACAGCAAACACTGACTACCTTGGAGAATATAGAATATCTGGTATCTCGTGATAACCTCAATCGTTCCGGTATTCCTGCTATGGAGAATGCTACCCTTATCACCTTCCGCGTGTACGTGAAACGTTGGGAAGATATGGAAAAAGCAAAACAGGTAGTGACAGAGCGATACCCCGATTTACCTGCCATCTATACTTTAACAGATGTGTGCCGTTCGGAACTATTGATAGAGATAGAAGGAATGGGAATATTATGTTGA
- a CDS encoding DAK2 domain-containing protein, with amino-acid sequence MDKLTIDDFKKMLRNALVCITERSDEFSKLDAVLGDGDHGTAIVQSMSALVATADKGTEFKSMLNDMSFNLMLEISGSTSTLLGGFFLGMSDHAEGTELDVAGVKAMFAGGLEGVRKQTKAKLGDKTMMDALIPAVEAIQACDSADVKIILTAGAKAAVKGAEATKEMKANFGRARNYGERSIGYADSGASSWSCMFDAFAKAL; translated from the coding sequence ATGGATAAACTGACTATAGATGATTTCAAGAAGATGCTCCGTAATGCGCTGGTGTGCATTACGGAGCGCTCCGACGAATTCTCAAAACTGGATGCGGTATTGGGAGATGGCGATCATGGAACAGCTATCGTTCAATCCATGTCGGCCCTTGTTGCTACGGCTGATAAGGGCACTGAATTTAAGTCGATGCTGAATGACATGAGTTTTAACCTGATGCTTGAGATCAGCGGTTCGACCAGTACATTACTGGGGGGATTTTTCCTAGGAATGAGCGACCATGCAGAAGGTACCGAACTGGACGTGGCAGGCGTAAAAGCTATGTTTGCAGGTGGACTGGAAGGTGTGAGAAAACAAACAAAAGCAAAACTGGGAGATAAAACAATGATGGATGCCCTGATACCGGCGGTGGAAGCCATTCAGGCTTGTGATTCTGCTGATGTGAAGATTATCCTGACAGCGGGTGCTAAAGCGGCTGTGAAAGGTGCTGAAGCTACCAAAGAAATGAAGGCAAACTTCGGACGTGCCCGTAATTACGGCGAACGCTCTATCGGGTACGCAGATTCCGGGGCTTCATCCTGGTCATGCATGTTTGATGCGTTCGCAAAAGCTTTATGA
- a CDS encoding beta-propeller domain-containing protein, with the protein MRVYIIIWIILSMGFRAAAQDKLLVAGSGNPNILLLDKQTGKVEWQHALEKGEECNAVALTRKGEILYSYKRGAKLVTWDHQVVWDYKTPDKTELQSATLLQNGGVLLGICGVPAQFIELDKKGKEVNKVTLNLEVERPHSQFRQIFQLRNSNYLIPVMAKQKVLEVSRKGKIIAEHQIEGKAFSSLELPDENLLLPCGDNHCYIVIDRKTGEELKRVNALDIEGVALLFVGQILQLKNGNLLICNWYGHTKDATVDEPQLIEIDKNGKVVWSLHDKKNVGKISAACYIDNFRLPNLK; encoded by the coding sequence ATGAGGGTTTATATAATTATTTGGATCATTCTTTCCATGGGATTTCGGGCGGCAGCACAAGATAAACTCTTGGTTGCCGGTTCCGGAAATCCGAATATCCTGCTGCTGGATAAACAGACGGGGAAAGTGGAATGGCAGCATGCTTTGGAGAAAGGGGAAGAATGTAATGCGGTTGCTTTGACCCGGAAGGGAGAAATCTTGTATTCGTATAAGCGGGGAGCAAAACTTGTGACATGGGATCATCAGGTGGTCTGGGATTATAAAACACCGGACAAGACGGAATTACAATCAGCTACCTTGTTGCAGAACGGTGGCGTGTTATTGGGAATATGTGGTGTTCCTGCCCAATTCATAGAATTGGATAAGAAAGGTAAAGAAGTAAATAAAGTAACATTGAATCTGGAAGTGGAAAGACCCCACAGTCAGTTCAGACAGATATTCCAGCTCCGGAACAGCAATTATCTGATACCGGTAATGGCAAAACAGAAAGTGTTGGAAGTAAGCCGTAAAGGGAAGATCATCGCTGAACACCAGATTGAGGGTAAGGCATTCTCGTCTCTTGAACTTCCTGATGAAAATCTGCTGTTGCCTTGTGGCGACAATCATTGTTATATCGTGATCGACCGCAAGACAGGCGAAGAGTTGAAACGGGTAAATGCACTGGATATTGAAGGAGTTGCTTTATTGTTTGTAGGGCAAATCCTGCAATTGAAGAATGGGAATCTATTGATTTGTAACTGGTATGGACATACGAAAGATGCCACGGTGGATGAACCACAATTGATAGAGATAGATAAAAACGGTAAAGTGGTGTGGAGCTTGCATGATAAGAAGAATGTCGGTAAGATATCCGCTGCCTGCTATATAGACAATTTCCGCTTACCGAACTTAAAATAG
- a CDS encoding cupin domain-containing protein, giving the protein MRLKQVLTLALIAACGMGLVSCTAESKKTEQVMTQEKATYQKKYTNADFYKDGKFDQEAAKKAFLDMFEFYGVPYTPLMEKDIWFTDFGLGDFENVGMGGIFWVNDPEYGYFAHAIYLLPGQMIPEHAHVKTAFPAKHESWMVNHGWVYNFSEVGEETPNAPAVPASHGPIKSKNFVKQNVGDVLRLKELGTFHFMMAGPEGAIVDEWACYHDNDGLRFTNGQAAL; this is encoded by the coding sequence ATGAGATTAAAGCAAGTATTAACCTTGGCATTAATTGCCGCCTGCGGTATGGGACTCGTTTCCTGTACGGCAGAATCTAAAAAAACAGAACAAGTTATGACACAAGAAAAGGCAACGTATCAGAAGAAGTACACGAACGCTGACTTCTACAAAGACGGAAAGTTTGATCAGGAAGCTGCCAAGAAAGCATTCCTTGACATGTTTGAATTTTATGGTGTGCCTTACACTCCGCTGATGGAGAAAGATATCTGGTTTACAGATTTCGGTTTGGGTGACTTTGAGAATGTAGGTATGGGAGGCATCTTCTGGGTAAACGACCCTGAATATGGCTACTTTGCACATGCTATTTATTTGTTGCCGGGACAAATGATTCCGGAACATGCACATGTGAAAACGGCATTCCCGGCAAAACACGAGTCATGGATGGTAAATCACGGCTGGGTTTATAACTTCTCCGAGGTAGGAGAGGAGACTCCGAATGCTCCTGCGGTTCCGGCATCTCACGGTCCTATCAAGAGTAAGAATTTCGTGAAGCAGAATGTGGGTGATGTCCTTCGCCTGAAAGAACTGGGTACTTTCCATTTTATGATGGCCGGTCCTGAGGGAGCTATTGTAGATGAATGGGCATGTTACCATGATAACGATGGTCTGCGTTTCACTAATGGACAGGCTGCTTTGTAA
- a CDS encoding VOC family protein — protein sequence MRKINHFGIPTTTPQPGEVYVEGLKVWLTNFNESPNKIEYLRFEEGSWMPELIQKVAHIAYEVDDLAAELEGAKVLVEPMPGGENLTIAFIEEEGIALELMQFDK from the coding sequence ATGAGAAAGATTAATCATTTTGGAATACCAACCACCACACCGCAACCGGGTGAGGTATATGTGGAAGGATTAAAGGTATGGCTGACTAACTTTAATGAAAGTCCCAATAAGATAGAATATTTGCGTTTTGAAGAAGGTAGCTGGATGCCTGAACTGATTCAGAAAGTAGCACATATCGCTTACGAAGTAGATGATCTGGCGGCCGAACTGGAAGGTGCAAAAGTATTGGTTGAACCGATGCCGGGCGGAGAGAATCTGACAATTGCTTTCATTGAAGAAGAAGGTATTGCTTTGGAGTTAATGCAGTTTGATAAATAA
- the lsrF gene encoding 3-hydroxy-5-phosphonooxypentane-2,4-dione thiolase, with the protein MADLDDLREGCNFGLGVAATNNSFHVKGAEHLPWGMKDRLSRIFNPKTGKTVMLAFDHGFIMGPTSGLERIDLNIVPLIEYADCLMCTRGILRTVIPPSTNKPICLRSDAGTSILTELNDNVLIDIEDAIRMNVSAMAVMLSIGDAAHEAKTVANLYKAVDKGTRYGIPVMGVTAVGKDMARDARYFGLASRIAAENGANIVKTYYCDGFEKVVAACPVPVVIAGGKKLPELEALELCYKAISEGASGVDMGRNVFQSEAPAAMIQAVHAVVHENLKPEQAFELFNALKNK; encoded by the coding sequence ATGGCTGATTTAGATGATTTAAGAGAAGGCTGCAATTTCGGTTTGGGGGTAGCTGCTACTAATAATAGTTTTCATGTAAAAGGAGCGGAACATCTTCCGTGGGGTATGAAGGATCGTTTATCGCGTATTTTCAATCCGAAGACAGGCAAAACCGTGATGCTGGCATTTGACCATGGTTTTATTATGGGACCGACATCCGGTTTGGAGCGTATCGATTTGAACATTGTTCCGTTGATAGAATATGCGGACTGCCTGATGTGTACACGCGGCATTCTTCGTACGGTGATACCGCCCAGTACCAATAAACCTATTTGTCTTCGTTCGGATGCCGGCACTTCTATTCTTACAGAACTGAATGACAACGTATTGATTGACATTGAAGATGCAATACGTATGAATGTATCGGCTATGGCAGTTATGCTGTCTATCGGAGATGCGGCCCACGAAGCAAAAACGGTTGCCAACTTGTACAAGGCAGTAGATAAAGGTACCCGTTACGGAATACCGGTGATGGGAGTGACGGCTGTTGGTAAAGATATGGCACGTGATGCCCGTTATTTCGGTTTAGCTTCCCGTATCGCTGCCGAGAATGGAGCGAATATCGTGAAGACCTATTATTGTGATGGCTTTGAAAAGGTAGTGGCAGCATGTCCTGTTCCTGTGGTGATTGCAGGTGGAAAGAAACTTCCTGAACTGGAAGCGTTGGAGTTGTGCTATAAGGCAATCAGCGAGGGTGCTTCCGGTGTGGATATGGGACGTAACGTGTTCCAGTCGGAAGCTCCTGCCGCTATGATACAGGCCGTTCATGCAGTGGTACACGAAAACCTGAAACCGGAACAGGCATTCGAACTGTTCAATGCACTGAAGAATAAGTAA